CTGGATTCGGAGCGTCCAGAAGATTGGTGACACGGACTGGGCCAGATGTGGCGGTATAAGTCTGCCCAGCAATGTTGACGGAAGCCTGGTAGATGCCCTCTACGACAGGGATAAAGCCAGTTACCAACCAATCGACGTATCCCTTGGCGTTCACCATCAGGTTCAGCGGCTCATCCTTGTTCCAGCCCTTCGGGCCATTGACGGTGACCTGAGTGTCCTGGGTCACCGCACTGCCGTCCGACAGGGTCAGCTTCACCAGCAGCGCCGTGCCAGTGGTTGGAGCGCCTTGACCTGAGAAAGTGCCTGCAGCAAGTTGCATCACCGGTTTCGGCTCAGGGTTTGGCTCTCCCACGGTGGGCGAACTGCACGAAGCCAGCAGGAGCGTCAAAATTAAGGTTAAACCACCGTATTTACGCATTAAGTCTCCATGGTCTGGCACTTCTGCGCCAGAGTGAATTTGAACAGAGGAAACCGTTCTGCTACTGATTTTCAAAGGCAGTTCCCGTAGTCATCCTTACCTGATTGCCTTTTCTCGTAAACACGACGCATAACAAGCAGACCATGGACACCTGCGGCCTGAGCGTAGCGAGGGTTTCTGAGGTGACCCATTATCTCATCTCCTGTCGGACGAGTCACTATAGGGCCCCGTTTGATGGTCGGCACGTGGACGAGCAGGGTCAGGCGGGCCGCCAGCACTGCGCCCGTCTGCCCTGTATCCCCCCGGCATCCCGTCCCAGCCGGATCGCGCGTAACCCCTTTCCACTATCCATTCTCAGGCTCAGAGCGTCCTGGGCCTCTATTGATAACAGGCTAGGTTTGTATTGAGTCTGAAGACAACAAGCTTGAGAAGGACGGATAAGGGTGTACAGTCATTTCAGGTGCCCCGCTGCCCCAGCGAGCGGAGGCGCTGAAGGTGGTTGCGTCGTCCGTCAGCGTTGTCTCCGCCGGGCTTCCCGGCATTGGAGGAACCATGATTGCCCGCCCTAGATTGCTCGGCCTGACGGTATTGACCCTGGCCCTCGCTGCCTGCGGAGACAAGCCCCTCACGCCCGAACCTTCGCTGATCCCGACGGCTACCATTACTTCCGGCGCAATGGAAAACGGCACCAATGAGGATCCTTTGCCCACCACCGTTACCATCACTGGGACAAATCTCCAGGGGGCCACGCTGGACTTCGGTGGCGAAGGCCCCGGCACTGATCTGATGATCAACCCGGCAGGCACGGTTCTGACGGTTACCGCCCCGCCGAATCAGGCGGGGCGCCGTCCCGTGATTGTCAGCACCCCGTACGGCAAGGTCAATGCCGGGGTATACACCTTCCGGCAACCCACCCCCAGGCCCAAAGTCTATCTGCTGAAGGTCAGCCCCACCAGCGGCCCTGCGGCGGGCGGCACTGTGGTCACGCTGGCCTTCGACGGCAGCCTGACCTACAACCCGGCGGACCCACCCGGTTTCACCATTCCGGACGTGTATTTCGGCGCAGTTAAGGCAACCGGGGTCACCGCCCAGATTCCGAATCCCGGTCCTGGCCCGTCGGATCAGAACACCATTACCGCCATTGCGCCCGCTGGCACCGGTTTCGTGGACATCACCCTGAAATGCCCCGTCGCCAGTTGCTATACCTTCAGCACCACCAATTCCGTGCCGTACCACTACCTACCGTGATGGACCTGTTGCAGTTTGAGATATTGGCCAGTGGCCGGTTTCTTTCAGCACGTGCAACCTGACGTTACTGAATTTGCCAGTATGTGACGGGCGATGGCGGCCCTGCGGGCTGATTGGTTTATGTCGTCAGTTCGCCCCGGCCTCGTCGTCACCCCGGCTGCTGGCCTGCACGTCAATGGTCCGCAGTTGCTGGAGCTTCTGCGCCTGGCGCTCCTGGATGGCCTGCCGGGCATCGTGGCTCAGCTGCACGATGTGGTTGACCGTCACCGTCTGGTCGACTCGCTTAAATTCGCCGTACTGTTCGCGATCCCAGGCACGCATCAGGAACTCGTTGGCCCGCACGGCGGCCATCGCCATCTTCGGATCCGTGCTGTTGGCAATGCGGTACAGGTTCTCCTCAAGCGTCAGCATCCGAGTGCGGGTCATGAACTTGACCACAGCGTCGTTGAAGGCCGGGTACTCGTCACGCCAGCGCCAGATGGTGGCCACGCTGACCCCACTGGCCTTGCTGGCGGGGTTGATCATGCCCTCACTCTGGAGGTGCTGCAGGAACGAGGCCATGCGCTCGTTGCGGCTGCGCTGTGCCGGCGTCCACTTGGCGGGATCACCGGGGTAGAACGTCAGCGGCATCTGGTCTTCGCGAGGGAGAGTCATGCGCCCATGCTGCGGGATAGCTTCCCGGGGGTTGGCACACCTGAGGCGTGTCGGTCAAAGTGGATTCCCACAGAGGGAAAGCAGACTGCTCAAGTGACTAGACTGATCCAGATGCTCAATGACGCTGTACCCGTGATGACGCTCGAAAGCCTCCGCGTCCACCTCTATGCCGTCCGTGATCAGAGTCGCCTGAAGATGGTAGAAGAACAGGTGCTAGCCCCTTCATGGAGCGCGGGCCTCTTGGTTGAGCGACTGCTCGCTGAACAACTGATTTCAGAAGGGGTGATTCAAGTTGATGTCTGGCGAGAGGCCATGTTCAGTCCGGACGGCGACGATGTCCGCACGCTACACATCCGCTTGACCTGGAGCACTGGCGAGATCCTAGAGGTGTACCTGTTTGATCATCCCAGTATGGAAATCCTTCTAGTGCCACCTGAAGAAGCCAGAGCTCCGGGCGGCCTCGATCTCAGCATTGACTTGGACGATCCAGAGAATAAAGCTTGGGCTGAGTTGCGCTTATGGGGTGAGGAATTCCTTCCTGACCCTTTCCTAGAAGACCAGAATGAGACCTTCGCCGACACTTATTGAGAACGGCATAAGTTGACACCGATCTGGGTGAGCAGAAATGCCTCGCGTGCCGTGCGATCAGCGCACGAACGGTGTGGAGGTGATCAGCGTTACTTCCAGCGCTCGATCGCCTCGTGCGGAACTGTCCTCCAGACCGTGTCTGACAGCAATATCCCTGCTCCATTGTTTTGCTTATCGGTAGACGTGTTCAGGCGCACCAGAGCGTTCCAGCCGCGGGTCAGCTTGAGATTCACCTGGATGCTGTTCTGGTTCACGCTGATGGAGTTGGACTGCTCAAATCCCCGGAGACAGCGTTGCTCTCCTTGCACTGTCACGTCTTCCGGGACATAGACCAGTTGGGACATGGCAAGGGCGAACTGCTGGTCATAGGCTTGCAGATCATGGGAAAGGACCCGCCCTGCAGGAACGGGCGGTGACGTCAGCGGCTGCATCTGCTGCTGGAGATCTGAGAGGCGCACAAAGAAATAAGTCGATTCCGGCAGCACCACATTGATGCTTGCGGCCGCCTTCAAGCCGTCCATCACACACAGACCACCGACCCACCCGCCCATAGAAAGAATGGATTGCAAGGTCTCGGTCCTGCCAGGCTTGAGCGGCGTGGCGCCAGTAATGCGGCCGTCGGGCTGGAGTTGAGCTGCGGGCACCAGGGTCTGGTCAGGTCCGGCATACAGCGGAACCACCTTCGTCCCCTTCCAACCCGTGACTGTTCCAACAGGCTGGTAGGACTCCCCCAATGCGAAGGCGGTGTACTCGGGCAGGGGCCGCGCTGGAGTGTCCACGTAATACGGGCGCAGTTCCACTTCTGTGAGGGGACGTACGGGAGTTTGGGTCGACTGATCGCCACACCCGCTCAGGAGGGGGAACAGGAGCAGGCAGGACAGCAGACGGCGCATCCAGAGAGTCTAGACGACGCGTGGAGGTGCCGGCACCGCACTTGTGGAGAACACCCAGAGACTGGGTCCCTGTGATGTGGCCACGCTGGGCGGCACGTGAGGCCATTCAAATCAGTGTCAACTTACGCCGTCCTCAGTAGTGGTCTGATTCAGAAGAACCTGGACTGTAAATCGACGATTTTCTCCTCAACATCAGCCGGGACTCGATTACCTTGAGCCAGTGCGCCATGCCATCTACTTTGACCCCCACGAGTTTGACCCCCCCGAAAGCGAGCAGCATCTGGAAGTCCATTGGGGAACGTCGTGGACTAGCCTCGAGTGGCTGCTGTTAAGTCTTGAACTTATTATGGAAAAATCGGGCTCAATGATGGAGTTATCGGTCTGGCGAGAACAAGCATCAAAACTGCTTCGGACGCCACTCAAGCCTCACGTCACTGAATTGGAGTTCGTCAAGCGCGGCTGGGTCGCAAGAGATTCAGGGGATGAGTTCATCATAGTCGGCGAGGGGCGAGGTCAGTGGGTGCTCTTGAACTGGTACACCACAGCGTGAAGTCGATTTCTCCTCGGCTCAACTCTCAACATTCATATGACTCGGCCCAATAGTACGAGGCCTCGTATGGGCGATAAATTGGCGGTGAAATGAGCGAGGCCTATAGGTATGGGATGCACAGGTAGGGGGTCTAAAGGTGGGGTACCCGCCCCCTCCTCGCCTCCTGCCCCAGCAGCATTCAACGGGCTTTTTTACAGGACGAGTTTCATTCCCTCGTGCGTCGCGACGTAACCCAGGCGTTCATAGAATCGGTGAGCATCGGTACGCCGTTTGTCAGTCGTGAGTTGAGCAATCGTTGCACCATGTTCGCGTCCATACTGCGCCGCCCACTGGAAAAGTGCTGAGCCTAAGCCTGTACCGCGTGCCGATGCAGACACCCTGACAGCTTCAATCTGCAATCTTGTCGCACCTTGACGTGCCAAGCCGGGAATCAGAGTCAGCTGCATGGTTCCGACGATGTCATCTTGTTCATTGAAGACTGCCACTAAAAGTTGATTCTGGTCACGATCGATTGCTTGGAAGGCTTGAATATAAATATTAAGCATCTCAGATTCTCGTTGTGATCCGAGAACATCATCCTGTAAAAGTGCGACGAGTGCTTCAACGTCTTTCAATTGCGCTCTTTTGATTCGGAAATTCTGCTCACTGAGCGTTATCGTGTGCATACGTTCAATCCTGACTCTCAGGCCAACAGGCGGGAGCGCAATTCTCAGGGACTTCAGGCTGACTCAATGCTGTTGTTGCGCTGGCGTGACACTGACAGAGGTGCATAAGATCGCCATGCCGAAGCGCATTGCCGCCTTTATCCAGAAAGTTTAGACCTCATCACTGGTTTCCTCTCCAGGAGTGGTGCTCGCGGGGTCACTGGTGATCATGCTGCCGGAAGAAGCGACATCCTGCTTGTCCAAGCCACGTTCCTCATACTCGTCCGCGATCCGGGCCTCAGCTCTGGCGTCCTTGAGAGCATCCCGGTGTTCATCCGTACGGCCCATGAATTGAAGGTCCACATTGGTAATCTCGCCCTCCGTCAATACCTTCTTGTCGTCCGTTCGATCATCTTTCATTCCTCAAGCTATCTGGGGGCTGCAGGTGCGCTGTGAGGGCCGTATGAAGGTGTAAGGGGTCAACTCGCCTTGTACCAGAAGGCTGGAGACTGGGTCATGTGTAGGTTGGGCCATCAGCTCATATTTGGAACGCACAGGGAGGAGCCGGCGCGATGGTGTCCACTAAGGCAGAGCGCCGGAAGCGCCAACATTTTTTGCCAAACTTGAAACCGGGTAGTACGTCAGCAGTGGCTTGATCCCGGATGGTGTTGGGGTGGAGGCGCAGCAGTTGGGCGGCCTCCTCCACCGTCAGGACGTCGGCAGCCAGCAGCTGGGCCGCGATACGGTCTGCAATCTGATCCAACTCCGCACCAGTCAACATGTCGAGTCTCCTGGAGTTGGCCCCTGTCGTGGGAAGCACAGCGTGCGAGACGATCCGGCGTGGTTCACATTGGGGAATACAGGGCCTCCATCATCATGTCCCACTGAACCCTTGCGCTTCACTCAAGGCGCACCACCTATCGAACATTTCCCGATTCCCTGGTACTGGGATGTGAGCCACGGAGAAGATTGCCGCTATACTAGTCACGAGTGTTCTTTATTTCGGACTGACCCCGGGGTGCTCTAAGCAATCTCTCTGGGGCCGTTTCGTATGTGGAATTCAAGGAGTGGAATATGCCCGCAGGAAAAGTGAAATGGTTTAACGCAGAGAAAGGCTTTGGCTTCATCGAAACACCTGGCAGCCCTGACGTGTTCGCGCACTTCAGCGCGATCCAGAGCAGCGGCTTCAAGAAGCTGAACGAAGGCGACGAAGTGGAATTCGAAGTCGAAGACGGTCAGCGCGGAAAAGGTCCCCAGGCCAAGAACATCGTCGTCACGAAGGCTGCACCGGCATCCGGGTTCAGCGACCGCCCTCGCCGCGACGACCGCTGGTAATCGAACCAGACTTTCAAGCTGAAGAAGGGAGCCTTTACGGGCTCCCTTCTTTTTGGCGGATTCAGCTTAGAGAGGGTCCGAAAGAAAGCCTGTCAAGCGCGGGTTCTGGGTTGCGTCCAGCGCTTCATGCCGAGGGCAGCGATGGCGGCAGCGCCTTCAGCAGTATCCGGATCGACCTCGAATTGGGCCAAGACGACGGGCCACTCGCTGGGGGGCGGGATATCACGGGTGACGGGACAGCGTGACCATACCGTCAGGCAAGGCAGCGCGTCAGGGTTGTCCAAATCTTCGCCAGGGCGAAGCCAGACGGGGCGCTGGACGGTCTGCCGCATCAGGCGCCCAGAGGGCAGGCGACTGGTAAAGATCAAAAACTCAGGCTGCTTGATGACATCGACCAGAACGGGAACAACACGGCGCGGGTCTGACATGGTGACAACCTCCAAAAGGAAAAGAGGGCAGGGTGGCCCCCTGTCGAGTTCAAGCAGCGAAAGCGCGAGCAGCGGGATACAGGCGGGCCAAGTGCCGCCAGACGGCGCGGGCCTCTGATTCCGTCAGATCTGACAAAGTGGGCAGCGGAGCCCACTCGCCCAGGGCAGCGGCGGCCAGCGCGTAGTGTTGGGCATGGGGAAGGCCGACTTTGCCCATGATTCGGTGCAGCTCGCACGCGCGGCCCTTGCCGATGGTGGGCGGGGTGTCCAGCACTTCGGCAACGACGATCAGGTGATCAGCGCCGGACAGGAGGCGCGCGGCGTCCAGCACGTCGACCGACTTCCCGTCTACGGTGACCCTGAAGCCGTCCGGGGTGCGGGACATGGTGAAGGTGTGGGTGGCCGTGCCTGTGATGACGCTGCATTCCCTGTATGTGGTGTGAGCATCCCAAGTGCGGGACAGGACGCGGGGCTTGATATCGTGCATGTTGCTCCTTTACTGCTGTAGGGAGTCAGTCAGGGACGCTTCTCTTCGCGGGGTAGGCGTCCCTGACTGCTATTGACAATGTTAAGCGCTATGCTTAATCTTGTCAATAAGCAAACCGCTTAACGTAGACTTGGGAGGATATGGACGTGAACGAACGAATACGCGCACGAGTACGGGCAGAAATGGTTCAGCAAAACTTGACTCAAATTGAGCTGGCGCGGCGACTGGGAATCAGCCCGCCTGCTCTCTCCCAGATCATGAGCGGTAGGCGGGGAACTATGCCGGAAAGTCTGATGAATGTTCTGGAGGCGCTGGGCCTGACCCTTGAAGCTGTTCCTAAAAAGGACGGCTGATCATGACCACCCCCAAGAAGGCGAAGGTACGCGGCAATGGCGAAGGCACGGTCTGGAAAGAAGGCGAGGTCTATCGCTGGCAGGTTACGCTGGGATTCAAGACTGACGGGAAACGCATCACCCGGTCAGGCCGTGCGGCCAGTAAGAAGGCGGCGCATGACGCCATGAACAAAGTTCAGGCGGATTACTCGCGCGGATTGATCGGGGAGCCAGCAAAGGTCACAGTGGCCGAGTACGCCGGGCGCTGGCAGCGTCGGCAGTTGCAAGTCACGCCCCGGACGGCGAACCAGTACGGTGACGAGCTGGCCTATGCGCTCGAACACATCGGGGACATGCGCCTTCAGGACGTGCGCCCCCACCACATGAAAGACCTCATGGTGACGCTCTCCAGACGGCAGATGTATGGGGGCACGGTCATGTCGCCCCGTACTCAAGCGCGCGTGCTGACCCGGTTGCGCTCCGTGTTCCGGGAAGCGGTCACGGATCAGATTATTTACGTCAACCCGATGGAGGGCGTGCGGCAGGTCAAGGCGGCGTGGGCCGTATCGGCAGGGGAGGCGCTGGACTTCGATCAAGTGGCGCGGCTGCATACCCTGGGGACAGCGCTCCATGCGGCGGGTTTGTGCCGGCAGTGGCCCGCCATCTTCACGGCAGTCAGCATCGGTCTGCGGCGCGGGGAGGTCATGGGCCTAACCTGGCATGACGTGGATTTAGAGCGGGGCGTGCTGCGCGTTCGGCAGACGCGGGTCATGGGCCTGGAAGAAATCGAGACGGGCGATCCCAAGACCGTCAATTCACGGCGGGACATTCACCTTCCCGCCTCGCTGGTGGCCGTTCTGCAAGATCACCGGACGGCCCAGGAGAAGGAGCGTCAGGCGGCGGGCAGTGCATGGGCAGGCACGGGTGCGGTGTTTGCTACGGCGTTGGGCGAGTGGACGCACCCAGACAACCTCAAGCGCGGCGTCAAGCTGCTGGTGGACTGGTCA
This sequence is a window from Deinococcus humi. Protein-coding genes within it:
- a CDS encoding cold-shock protein produces the protein MPAGKVKWFNAEKGFGFIETPGSPDVFAHFSAIQSSGFKKLNEGDEVEFEVEDGQRGKGPQAKNIVVTKAAPASGFSDRPRRDDRW
- a CDS encoding helix-turn-helix domain-containing protein, producing the protein MLTGAELDQIADRIAAQLLAADVLTVEEAAQLLRLHPNTIRDQATADVLPGFKFGKKCWRFRRSALVDTIAPAPPCAFQI
- a CDS encoding M-like protein — protein: MKDDRTDDKKVLTEGEITNVDLQFMGRTDEHRDALKDARAEARIADEYEERGLDKQDVASSGSMITSDPASTTPGEETSDEV
- a CDS encoding tyrosine-type recombinase/integrase, which produces MTTPKKAKVRGNGEGTVWKEGEVYRWQVTLGFKTDGKRITRSGRAASKKAAHDAMNKVQADYSRGLIGEPAKVTVAEYAGRWQRRQLQVTPRTANQYGDELAYALEHIGDMRLQDVRPHHMKDLMVTLSRRQMYGGTVMSPRTQARVLTRLRSVFREAVTDQIIYVNPMEGVRQVKAAWAVSAGEALDFDQVARLHTLGTALHAAGLCRQWPAIFTAVSIGLRRGEVMGLTWHDVDLERGVLRVRQTRVMGLEEIETGDPKTVNSRRDIHLPASLVAVLQDHRTAQEKERQAAGSAWAGTGAVFATALGEWTHPDNLKRGVKLLVDWSDPARLEQQMGKRSVWQGVPREKRAALMAAVQAGEKLPSISPHDLRHTFATLALRRGVPVEVVSKVLGHARVSITLDVYRHVMDNERRALVVDLFDAPPVAPAFSLPALN
- a CDS encoding GNAT family N-acetyltransferase; translated protein: MHTITLSEQNFRIKRAQLKDVEALVALLQDDVLGSQRESEMLNIYIQAFQAIDRDQNQLLVAVFNEQDDIVGTMQLTLIPGLARQGATRLQIEAVRVSASARGTGLGSALFQWAAQYGREHGATIAQLTTDKRRTDAHRFYERLGYVATHEGMKLVL
- a CDS encoding helix-turn-helix domain-containing protein: MDVNERIRARVRAEMVQQNLTQIELARRLGISPPALSQIMSGRRGTMPESLMNVLEALGLTLEAVPKKDG